The Myxococcota bacterium genome has a segment encoding these proteins:
- a CDS encoding helical backbone metal receptor produces MSARGAPRSTPARIVSLVPSLTEACFALGLGDRVVGVTDYCVHPRDAVARIARVGGTKDADVEAIAALAPDLVIANREENTRRVVEGLEARGLRVWLTYPTTVETGAEVVRALARVSPERARAEAVVAELDAALATIAPSGSEGRAGGDAAIGGPSRMERVPPEERPRVFCPIWRDPWMAVGAGTYANDLLERCGAHNPFARASAAAGARGGDRRYPIVALEEVVAAKPDVVLLPDEPYPFGPDDAAEIAALDVPAARSGRIHSIDGTWVSWYGPRIATAVRELRRRIAIPR; encoded by the coding sequence GTGAGCGCGCGCGGCGCACCGCGGTCGACGCCGGCGCGCATCGTGTCGCTCGTGCCGAGCCTCACCGAGGCGTGCTTCGCGCTCGGCCTCGGCGACCGCGTCGTCGGCGTCACCGACTACTGCGTCCACCCGCGCGACGCGGTCGCGCGCATCGCCCGGGTCGGCGGCACGAAGGACGCGGACGTCGAGGCGATCGCCGCGCTCGCGCCCGACCTCGTGATCGCGAACCGCGAGGAGAACACGCGGCGCGTCGTCGAGGGGCTCGAGGCGCGCGGGCTGCGCGTCTGGCTCACGTATCCGACGACGGTGGAGACGGGCGCGGAGGTCGTGCGCGCGCTCGCGCGCGTCTCGCCGGAGCGCGCGCGCGCGGAGGCCGTGGTCGCCGAGCTCGACGCCGCGCTCGCGACGATCGCGCCGTCCGGGAGCGAGGGGCGCGCAGGCGGGGACGCGGCGATCGGCGGCCCGTCGCGCATGGAGCGGGTGCCGCCGGAGGAGCGCCCGCGCGTCTTCTGTCCGATCTGGCGCGACCCCTGGATGGCGGTCGGCGCCGGCACCTACGCGAACGACCTGCTCGAGCGGTGCGGCGCCCACAACCCGTTCGCGCGCGCGAGCGCGGCGGCCGGCGCGCGCGGGGGCGACCGTCGCTACCCGATCGTCGCGCTCGAGGAGGTCGTGGCCGCGAAGCCCGACGTGGTGCTGCTGCCGGACGAGCCCTACCCGTTCGGGCCCGACGACGCGGCGGAGATCGCGGCGCTCGACGTCCCGGCGGCCCGTTCCGGGCGGATCCACTCGATCGACGGTACCTGGGTGTCGTGGTACGGTCCGCGCATCGCGACGGCCGTGAGGGAGCTCCGGCGGCGGATCGCGATCCCCCGCTAG
- a CDS encoding AAA family ATPase, producing MYTAFYGLREKPFALSPNPRFLFLGEAHREALAHLLYGIEQGEGFIAITGEVGTGKTTLCRTLLERLGAETDVAFLFNPSRSGTELLQAISLELGLPAGGLTRRELGDQLNRHLLQRKREGRRVLLIVDEAQNLSSSTLEQIRLLSNLETSSEKLIQILLLGQPELDAKLDSPRLRQLRQRISVRWSLSPLGARDTQRYVRHRMQVAAGGRREVFTASALREVHRRTGGTPRLINILCDRALLLGYAEGAQEVDASTVRRAAREIPDARERGGLRRGLLWAAIGAAVAGAIALGVVGWREYGGALAGADTPAVASPPPAAEAAPAAKAPLPVVDPAPAADVSPAAGDAVLPADEVAPSTAVAEPPAADGAGVSPSGGASAEAPAGAREEGA from the coding sequence ATGTATACCGCGTTCTACGGGCTGCGTGAGAAGCCGTTCGCACTCAGCCCGAACCCACGATTCCTGTTCCTCGGTGAAGCGCACCGCGAGGCGCTCGCGCACCTGCTGTACGGCATCGAGCAGGGCGAGGGCTTCATTGCGATCACGGGCGAGGTCGGAACCGGCAAGACGACGCTCTGCCGCACGCTGCTCGAGCGGCTCGGCGCCGAGACGGACGTCGCGTTCCTGTTCAACCCGAGCCGCTCCGGCACCGAGCTGCTGCAGGCGATCTCGCTCGAGCTCGGCCTTCCGGCGGGCGGGCTCACGCGCCGCGAGCTCGGCGACCAGCTGAACCGCCACCTGCTGCAGCGCAAGCGCGAAGGGCGGCGCGTGCTGCTGATCGTCGACGAGGCGCAGAACCTGTCGTCGAGCACGCTCGAGCAGATCCGCCTGCTGTCGAACCTCGAGACGTCGTCGGAGAAGCTGATCCAGATCCTCCTGCTCGGTCAGCCCGAGCTCGACGCGAAGCTCGACTCGCCGCGCCTGCGACAGCTCCGCCAGCGCATCAGCGTTCGCTGGAGCCTGTCGCCGCTCGGCGCGCGCGACACGCAACGTTATGTGCGCCATCGCATGCAGGTCGCCGCCGGCGGACGACGCGAGGTGTTCACGGCGTCGGCGCTGCGCGAGGTGCACCGGCGAACCGGCGGCACGCCGCGACTCATCAACATCCTGTGCGATCGCGCGCTGCTGCTCGGCTATGCGGAAGGTGCGCAGGAAGTGGACGCGTCGACCGTGCGGCGCGCGGCCCGCGAGATCCCGGACGCGCGCGAGCGCGGCGGGCTGCGGCGCGGGCTCCTGTGGGCGGCGATCGGCGCCGCGGTCGCCGGCGCGATCGCGCTCGGCGTCGTCGGGTGGCGCGAGTACGGCGGTGCCCTCGCGGGCGCCGACACGCCCGCCGTCGCGTCGCCGCCGCCCGCCGCGGAAGCGGCGCCCGCCGCGAAAGCGCCGCTGCCGGTCGTCGACCCGGCACCGGCCGCCGATGTCTCGCCGGCCGCCGGGGATGCGGTGCTACCGGCCGACGAGGTGGCGCCGTCGACCGCCGTCGCGGAGCCTCCGGCCGCCGACGGTGCGGGCGTGTCGCCGAGTGGAGGCGCGAGCGCGGAGGCCCCGGCCGGAGCGCGAGAGGAGGGCGCATGA
- a CDS encoding SDR family oxidoreductase, with translation MGRLDGKVAIVTGAARGTGAEIARLFAEEGARVVLGDVRDELGRQVAKELGDAALFAHLDVTDPASWQAALAETRAAFGAPSVLVNNAAVLLMRSIADTSVDDFTSVVGVNLLGPFLGIQACAPAIAEAGGGSIVNISSTDGVRAQNALAAYASSKWGLRGLTRVAAAELGSQGIRVNAVCPEAGNADMSRPFLPPEMVAKVDLSRVVEKMFGSYLRPPKGRERHADRVRDVAYMALFLASDESASCTGADFLVDAGMTSFVKRGDMPGA, from the coding sequence ATGGGTCGGCTCGACGGCAAGGTCGCGATCGTCACGGGGGCCGCGCGCGGGACGGGCGCGGAGATCGCGCGGCTCTTCGCGGAGGAGGGCGCGCGCGTCGTGCTCGGCGACGTGCGCGACGAGCTCGGTCGACAGGTGGCGAAGGAGCTCGGCGACGCGGCGCTCTTCGCGCATCTCGACGTCACCGATCCCGCGTCGTGGCAGGCGGCGCTCGCGGAGACGCGCGCCGCGTTCGGCGCGCCGAGCGTGCTCGTGAACAACGCGGCCGTGCTGCTCATGCGATCGATCGCGGACACGAGCGTCGACGATTTCACGAGCGTCGTCGGCGTCAACCTGCTCGGTCCCTTCCTGGGCATCCAGGCGTGCGCGCCCGCGATCGCGGAGGCGGGCGGCGGGTCGATCGTGAACATCTCGTCGACCGACGGTGTGCGCGCGCAGAACGCGCTCGCCGCCTACGCCTCGAGCAAGTGGGGCCTGCGCGGGCTCACGCGCGTCGCGGCGGCCGAGCTCGGGAGCCAGGGCATCCGCGTCAACGCCGTCTGCCCGGAGGCCGGCAACGCGGACATGAGCCGGCCGTTCCTGCCGCCCGAGATGGTGGCGAAGGTCGACCTCTCGCGCGTCGTCGAGAAGATGTTCGGGAGCTACCTGCGGCCGCCGAAGGGCCGCGAGCGTCACGCCGACCGCGTGCGCGACGTCGCGTACATGGCGCTCTTCCTCGCGTCCGACGAGAGCGCGTCCTGCACGGGCGCCGACTTCCTCGTCGACGCGGGGATGACGTCGTTCGTCAAGCGCGGCGATATGCCCGGCGCTTGA
- a CDS encoding DUF4097 family beta strand repeat-containing protein has product MSHSRTHDRAGQGIGSFLRGLLGGIPWSECAECVEERTFPAPADGRIRIENRNGRTRVVGEDREDVLVRIAKRARAESAEAAHEVVGEIRVVGRETGGALALEVETPRKWNRHAHAHVEVHVPRGSSIDVQSNNGKVCIEGVRAAVCARSTNGAVRVADVVGDVDIETSNAKVCCTCTCGRLTARSSNGKIELEDHRGSIDASTSNGLIRASIDEMGSDGVVLATSNGRIVLELPAEVDAEVDIRVDNGVIRTLRDLSSRTNESAGRVRGRLGRGGTPIKLRTSNGTVSLR; this is encoded by the coding sequence TTGAGTCACTCGCGCACCCACGATCGCGCCGGCCAGGGCATCGGCTCGTTCCTGCGAGGCCTGCTCGGCGGCATCCCGTGGAGCGAGTGCGCCGAGTGCGTCGAGGAGCGCACCTTCCCCGCGCCCGCCGACGGGCGCATCCGCATCGAGAACCGCAACGGCCGCACGCGCGTCGTCGGCGAGGATCGCGAGGACGTGCTCGTGCGCATCGCCAAGCGCGCGCGCGCGGAGTCGGCCGAGGCCGCGCACGAGGTCGTGGGCGAGATCCGCGTCGTCGGCCGCGAGACGGGGGGCGCCCTCGCGCTCGAGGTCGAGACGCCGCGCAAGTGGAACCGCCACGCGCACGCACACGTCGAGGTGCACGTGCCGCGCGGCTCGAGCATCGACGTCCAGTCCAACAACGGGAAGGTGTGCATCGAGGGCGTGCGCGCCGCGGTCTGCGCGCGCTCGACCAACGGCGCCGTGCGCGTCGCCGACGTGGTCGGCGACGTCGACATCGAGACGTCGAACGCGAAGGTCTGCTGCACGTGCACGTGCGGCCGGCTCACCGCGCGCTCGAGCAACGGCAAGATCGAGCTCGAGGACCACCGCGGCTCGATCGACGCGTCGACGTCGAACGGCCTGATCCGCGCCTCGATCGACGAGATGGGAAGCGACGGCGTCGTGCTCGCGACGAGCAACGGGCGCATCGTGCTCGAGCTCCCCGCGGAGGTCGACGCCGAGGTCGACATCCGCGTCGACAACGGCGTGATCCGCACGCTGCGCGACCTCTCGTCGCGCACCAACGAGTCCGCCGGGCGCGTGCGCGGCCGGCTCGGGCGCGGCGGCACGCCGATCAAGCTGCGCACGTCGAACGGCACGGTCTCGCTGCGGTAG
- a CDS encoding rhomboid family intramembrane serine protease, giving the protein MYGRGGSQLGFGPPITPPVIKNIVIANVVVFVAQKLTQPAYGFDPVTKFGAVVPRAVWEGGRFWQPFTYMWLHADPLHILFNMFSLWMFGSVLALHWGEQRFLRYYLTCGFGAGFLIATMPYAAYFLGFAPGSVGLPTLGASGAIFGVLLAFSFTWPDRTIMLLFPPIPLKAIWLIPLLLFMEYAAGPRNVSHIGHLGGAIVGWIYLLNEGRTPGAPTLQSLAHRWKRHRMRQKLRAVKLEEERDRERWRNPNGGGRFH; this is encoded by the coding sequence TTGTACGGACGCGGTGGCAGCCAGCTGGGCTTCGGCCCGCCCATCACCCCGCCGGTGATCAAGAACATCGTGATCGCGAACGTCGTGGTCTTCGTGGCGCAGAAGCTCACGCAGCCCGCCTACGGCTTCGACCCGGTCACGAAGTTCGGCGCGGTCGTTCCGCGAGCGGTGTGGGAGGGCGGCCGTTTCTGGCAGCCCTTCACCTACATGTGGCTGCACGCCGACCCGCTCCACATCCTCTTCAACATGTTCTCGCTGTGGATGTTCGGCTCGGTGCTCGCGCTGCACTGGGGCGAGCAGCGCTTCCTCCGCTACTACCTGACGTGCGGCTTCGGCGCGGGCTTCCTGATCGCGACGATGCCGTACGCGGCCTACTTCCTCGGCTTCGCGCCGGGCAGCGTCGGCCTCCCGACGCTCGGCGCCTCCGGCGCGATCTTCGGCGTGCTGCTCGCGTTCTCCTTCACGTGGCCCGACCGGACCATCATGCTGCTGTTCCCGCCGATCCCGCTCAAGGCGATCTGGCTGATCCCGCTGCTGCTGTTCATGGAGTACGCGGCGGGCCCGCGCAACGTGAGCCACATCGGTCATCTGGGCGGCGCCATCGTCGGCTGGATCTACCTGCTGAACGAGGGGCGCACGCCCGGTGCCCCGACGCTGCAGTCGCTCGCCCATCGCTGGAAGCGCCATCGCATGCGCCAGAAGCTGCGCGCGGTGAAGCTCGAGGAAGAGCGCGACCGCGAGCGATGGCGCAACCCGAACGGAGGCGGCCGCTTCCACTAG
- a CDS encoding NUDIX hydrolase: MAGPPDILETWRGAWLRVDKERVALPNGRTVVLDIVKHPGAACVVPFTSDDEILLIRQYRHAAGGEILEVPAGKLDPGEDPARCAVRELEEEAGVRAGRVEHLSSIWPSPGFTDEVIHLFAAFDLAPARQDLQEDEVIELLPTPLGRALELVFAGELADAKSALAILLAARRLGRLG; encoded by the coding sequence GTGGCCGGCCCTCCCGACATCCTCGAGACGTGGCGCGGCGCGTGGCTGCGCGTCGACAAGGAGCGCGTCGCGCTGCCGAACGGCCGCACGGTCGTGCTCGACATCGTCAAGCACCCGGGCGCCGCGTGCGTCGTGCCGTTCACGAGCGACGACGAGATCCTGCTGATCCGCCAGTACCGGCACGCCGCGGGCGGCGAGATCCTCGAGGTGCCGGCCGGCAAGCTCGACCCGGGCGAGGACCCGGCGCGCTGCGCGGTGCGCGAGCTCGAGGAGGAGGCGGGCGTGCGCGCGGGGCGCGTCGAGCACCTCTCGTCGATCTGGCCGTCGCCGGGCTTCACGGACGAGGTCATCCACCTCTTCGCGGCCTTCGACCTCGCCCCGGCCCGCCAGGACCTCCAGGAGGACGAGGTGATCGAGCTGCTCCCGACGCCGCTCGGGCGGGCGCTCGAGCTGGTCTTCGCCGGCGAGCTCGCCGACGCGAAGAGCGCGCTCGCCATCCTGCTCGCGGCGCGGCGCCTCGGACGGCTCGGCTAG
- a CDS encoding class I SAM-dependent methyltransferase: MKRSQARLEAEMTDEELALLEAILRREAFAGAHLELGTAAGGTLCRMLACLPCERGFVVVDRMRYFDGQRESFERNLARHGVDRARVELRVASSARAFRAAAVRGERFDFVLIDAGHTLVDATRDLRWARLLAPGGIVCLHDVDDRWSHRGVRVALARFERRRPEYERVARAGTLVALRKTRAPRRRETDALDVAHATALWLPLRLARTAGKLAKRWRRRRARG, from the coding sequence GTGAAGCGATCGCAGGCCCGGCTCGAGGCGGAGATGACGGACGAGGAGCTCGCGCTCCTCGAAGCGATCCTCCGGCGCGAAGCGTTCGCGGGCGCGCACCTCGAGCTCGGGACGGCGGCGGGCGGGACGCTGTGTCGGATGCTCGCGTGCCTTCCATGCGAGCGCGGCTTCGTCGTCGTCGATCGCATGCGGTACTTCGACGGACAGCGCGAGAGCTTCGAGCGCAACCTCGCGCGGCACGGCGTCGACCGCGCGCGCGTCGAGCTGCGCGTGGCGTCGTCGGCGCGCGCGTTCCGCGCGGCGGCGGTGCGGGGCGAGCGCTTCGACTTCGTGCTGATCGACGCCGGCCACACGCTGGTCGACGCGACGCGCGACCTGCGCTGGGCGCGGCTCCTCGCGCCCGGCGGCATCGTCTGCCTGCACGACGTCGACGACCGCTGGTCGCACCGCGGCGTGCGCGTCGCGCTCGCGCGCTTCGAGCGGCGGCGCCCCGAGTACGAGCGCGTCGCGCGCGCGGGCACGCTCGTCGCGCTGCGAAAGACGCGCGCGCCGCGGCGGCGCGAGACGGACGCGCTCGACGTCGCGCACGCGACGGCGCTGTGGCTTCCGCTGCGGCTCGCGCGCACGGCGGGGAAGCTCGCGAAGCGCTGGCGGCGGCGCCGCGCGCGCGGCTAG
- a CDS encoding alpha/beta fold hydrolase: protein MRMEQPSTIPFLGQEGERGLALEGLYVPGSDDEPGVLVAPPHPLYGGSALNPVVTEIALRAQSLGMTSLRFNWRGVGASAGQASGEALDALADYRAALRFFEDCVGGAIVACGYSWGAVAAQRAAAESARVRKLVLVAPPASMLDADALEAFPGEVWIAVGENDELADPFALSRIAERAGAELVLLDDTDHFFGAGAAALGRAFEAWLR from the coding sequence ATGCGCATGGAGCAGCCGTCGACGATTCCGTTCCTCGGGCAGGAGGGCGAGCGCGGGCTCGCGCTCGAAGGGCTCTACGTGCCGGGGAGCGACGACGAGCCGGGCGTGCTCGTCGCGCCGCCGCACCCGCTCTACGGCGGGAGCGCGCTGAACCCGGTCGTCACGGAGATCGCGCTGCGCGCGCAGTCGCTCGGCATGACGTCGCTGCGCTTCAACTGGCGGGGCGTCGGCGCGAGCGCGGGGCAGGCGAGCGGCGAGGCGCTCGACGCGCTGGCGGACTACCGGGCCGCGCTGCGCTTCTTCGAGGACTGCGTCGGCGGTGCGATCGTCGCGTGCGGCTACTCGTGGGGCGCCGTCGCCGCGCAGCGCGCGGCCGCGGAGTCGGCGCGCGTGCGGAAGCTCGTGCTCGTGGCACCGCCGGCGTCGATGCTCGACGCCGACGCGCTCGAGGCGTTTCCGGGCGAGGTCTGGATCGCGGTCGGGGAGAACGACGAGCTCGCGGACCCGTTCGCGCTCTCCCGCATCGCGGAGCGGGCGGGCGCCGAGCTCGTCCTGCTCGACGACACGGACCACTTCTTCGGTGCGGGAGCCGCGGCGCTCGGCCGCGCGTTCGAGGCCTGGCTTCGCTAG
- a CDS encoding PBP1A family penicillin-binding protein: protein MGFVRRRGVRILIALGVLGTLGAAGGAVAFYVAFLRDLPDLETIEDYRPPTVTELFDREGRLVAEFALERRRIVPLAEIPVLTRQAFVSAEDGSFYEHRGIDYAGIARAAFANLRAGGEIQQGASTITQQMVKSLLLTPERTYRRKIREVILALLIERNFSKDDILYLYLNQIYFGSGAWGIGEAARTYFDKPVHELSVSESAMLAGLPQRPSSYSPWVSFEAADRRRRYVLGRMLADGAIDQAAHDAALAEIPVLKRPDEHDDFEAAAYFSELVRRYLYDRFGGDRVNRGGLRVETSLDLDLQRVAVASVRAGLEALDHRQGYRGPMRRVAARELDTAVAEVGEHNALGAPDGPDAPDAELALGRGGDEDAPLEGDAVEVPFQKRLQGVVLSVDRGAQTALVALAPGVEGLVSVADVRWAREPNPKTRGAPVNDIAHVLAVGDVAAFVRLEDEPGAAALAEQEGAARRLPRLGLGQPPAVQGALLSIENRTGDVLALVGGYDFEASSFDRVTQAHRQPGSSFKPFIYGAAISRHRTPATLLIDRPIVQTDPVSGWQYKPKNYGRKFYGPISMRRALALSVNNATVHLFRDIGVDYVIDYARRFGIESPLDRDLSLALGSSTVTLLELTRAYAIFPAGGRRVVPRYITKVTDRDGEVLLEDVPLGDPPAPVLKRLDDPDVESDGLEPYPDGEIVPTDRVISEAEAYLMCDMLRAVVLEGTGRRLASLGGYLAGKTGTTNDQNDAWFMGFSPAVTTGVWVGHDQLQPLGVGETGAGAALPIWRDYMREALEHYPVRDYPVPSGIVAVRIDPETGLLASPGTPGAYFQPFVEGTEPTQASAAHSLDLDAERALRTDAF, encoded by the coding sequence ATGGGTTTCGTCCGGCGAAGGGGGGTCCGGATCCTGATCGCCCTGGGCGTGCTCGGCACGCTCGGCGCGGCGGGGGGAGCGGTCGCGTTCTACGTGGCCTTCCTGCGCGACCTGCCCGATCTCGAGACCATCGAGGACTACCGTCCTCCGACGGTCACCGAGCTCTTCGATCGCGAGGGGCGGCTCGTCGCCGAGTTCGCGCTCGAGCGGCGGCGGATCGTCCCGCTCGCCGAGATCCCCGTGCTCACGCGGCAGGCCTTCGTGTCGGCCGAGGACGGCTCCTTCTACGAGCACCGCGGCATCGACTACGCCGGCATCGCGCGCGCGGCCTTCGCCAACCTGCGGGCCGGCGGCGAGATCCAGCAGGGCGCGAGCACGATCACGCAGCAGATGGTGAAGAGCCTGCTGCTCACGCCCGAGCGCACCTATCGTCGCAAGATCCGCGAGGTGATCCTCGCGCTCCTGATCGAGCGCAACTTCAGCAAGGACGACATCCTCTATCTCTATCTGAACCAGATCTACTTCGGCAGCGGCGCGTGGGGCATCGGCGAGGCGGCGCGCACGTACTTCGACAAGCCGGTGCACGAGCTCAGCGTGTCCGAGAGCGCGATGCTCGCCGGACTCCCGCAGCGGCCGAGCTCCTACTCGCCGTGGGTGAGCTTCGAGGCGGCCGACCGCCGCCGCCGCTACGTGCTCGGGCGCATGCTCGCCGACGGCGCGATCGACCAGGCCGCGCACGACGCCGCGCTCGCCGAGATTCCCGTCCTGAAGCGCCCCGACGAGCACGACGACTTCGAGGCCGCCGCCTACTTCAGCGAGCTCGTGCGCCGCTACCTCTACGACCGCTTCGGCGGCGACCGCGTGAACCGCGGCGGCCTGCGCGTCGAGACGTCGCTCGACCTCGACCTGCAGCGCGTCGCCGTCGCGTCCGTGCGCGCCGGGCTCGAGGCGCTCGATCACCGGCAGGGCTATCGCGGCCCGATGCGCCGCGTCGCCGCGCGCGAGCTCGACACCGCGGTCGCCGAGGTCGGCGAGCACAACGCGCTCGGCGCGCCGGACGGGCCGGACGCGCCGGACGCGGAGCTCGCGCTCGGCCGCGGCGGCGACGAGGACGCGCCGCTCGAAGGCGACGCGGTCGAGGTGCCGTTCCAGAAGCGGCTGCAGGGAGTCGTGCTCTCCGTCGATCGCGGCGCGCAGACGGCGCTCGTCGCACTCGCGCCCGGCGTCGAGGGGCTCGTGTCCGTCGCCGACGTGCGCTGGGCCCGCGAGCCCAACCCGAAGACGCGCGGCGCGCCCGTGAACGACATCGCGCACGTGCTCGCGGTGGGCGACGTCGCGGCGTTCGTGCGGCTCGAGGACGAGCCCGGTGCCGCCGCGCTCGCCGAGCAGGAGGGCGCGGCGCGGCGCCTCCCGCGGCTCGGGCTCGGGCAGCCGCCGGCCGTCCAGGGCGCGCTGCTCTCGATCGAGAACCGCACGGGCGACGTGCTCGCGCTCGTCGGCGGCTACGACTTCGAGGCGAGCTCGTTCGACCGCGTGACGCAGGCGCATCGCCAGCCGGGGTCGTCGTTCAAGCCGTTCATCTACGGCGCGGCGATCTCGCGCCACCGCACGCCGGCGACGCTGCTCATCGATCGCCCGATCGTGCAGACCGACCCCGTCTCGGGCTGGCAGTACAAGCCCAAGAACTACGGGCGCAAGTTCTACGGCCCGATCTCGATGCGGCGCGCGCTCGCGCTCTCGGTCAACAACGCGACGGTCCACCTCTTCCGCGACATCGGCGTCGACTACGTGATCGACTACGCGCGGCGCTTCGGCATCGAGTCGCCGCTCGACCGCGACCTCTCACTCGCGCTCGGCTCGAGCACGGTGACGCTCCTCGAGCTGACGCGCGCCTACGCGATCTTCCCGGCCGGCGGGCGCCGCGTCGTGCCGCGCTACATCACGAAGGTGACCGACCGCGACGGCGAGGTGCTGCTCGAGGACGTGCCGCTCGGCGATCCGCCCGCGCCCGTGCTCAAGCGGCTCGACGACCCCGACGTCGAGAGCGACGGGCTCGAGCCGTATCCCGACGGCGAGATCGTCCCGACCGACCGCGTGATCAGCGAGGCCGAGGCCTACCTGATGTGCGACATGCTGCGCGCCGTCGTGCTCGAGGGCACGGGGCGCCGGCTCGCGTCGCTCGGCGGCTACCTCGCGGGCAAGACCGGAACGACGAACGACCAGAACGACGCCTGGTTCATGGGGTTCTCGCCCGCGGTGACGACGGGCGTGTGGGTCGGGCACGACCAGCTCCAGCCGCTCGGCGTCGGCGAGACCGGCGCCGGCGCGGCGCTCCCGATCTGGCGCGACTACATGCGCGAGGCGCTCGAGCACTATCCGGTGCGCGACTATCCCGTGCCGTCGGGGATCGTCGCGGTGCGCATCGATCCCGAGACGGGCCTGCTCGCGAGCCCGGGAACGCCCGGCGCCTACTTCCAGCCCTTCGTCGAGGGCACCGAGCCCACGCAGGCCTCCGCCGCGCACTCGCTCGACCTCGACGCCGAGCGCGCGCTCCGCACCGACGCGTTCTGA
- the gshB gene encoding glutathione synthase codes for MPTGNALTLLFVMDPIQTVNIREDTTFALMLEAQRRGHRVYYADPDDLGVDRGRVVALAAPVVLRREPGRHVDVGPRERLDLDAQVDVAFQRKDPPVDAAYIAATQVLGVCRRTLVLNRPSSILAFNEKLFALHFADLMPPTIVTRDIAELRGFMAEIGGELVVKPLGGRGGEGVFVVSASDRNLGSILEQATDFGRRRAMGQQFLPAVREGDKRILLLEGEPLGALLRVPAKGEFRANLHVGGAGARGVLDDADRRIVERLAPELRREGLFFVGIDVIGGRLTEINVTSPTCIQEIDAIDGVCLETQVIERVELRAAERRGE; via the coding sequence ATGCCCACGGGAAATGCTCTCACCCTTCTGTTCGTCATGGATCCGATCCAGACGGTGAACATCCGCGAGGACACGACCTTCGCCCTCATGCTCGAGGCGCAGCGGCGCGGCCATCGCGTCTACTACGCCGACCCCGACGATCTCGGCGTCGATCGCGGGCGCGTCGTCGCGCTCGCGGCGCCGGTCGTCCTTCGCCGCGAGCCCGGCCGCCACGTCGACGTCGGGCCGCGCGAGCGCCTCGACCTCGACGCCCAGGTGGACGTCGCATTCCAGCGCAAGGATCCGCCGGTCGACGCGGCGTATATCGCAGCGACGCAGGTGCTCGGTGTGTGCCGGCGCACGCTCGTGCTGAATCGCCCGTCGAGCATCCTCGCGTTCAACGAGAAGCTCTTCGCGCTCCACTTCGCCGACCTCATGCCGCCGACCATCGTGACCCGCGACATCGCAGAACTGCGCGGATTCATGGCGGAAATCGGGGGAGAACTGGTCGTGAAGCCGCTCGGCGGGCGCGGGGGCGAGGGCGTCTTCGTCGTCTCGGCGAGCGACCGCAACCTCGGCTCGATCCTCGAGCAGGCGACCGACTTCGGCCGCCGCCGCGCGATGGGGCAGCAGTTCCTGCCGGCCGTGCGCGAGGGCGACAAGCGCATCCTGCTGCTCGAGGGCGAGCCGCTCGGTGCGCTCCTGCGCGTGCCCGCGAAGGGCGAGTTCCGCGCCAACCTCCACGTCGGCGGCGCGGGCGCCCGGGGCGTGCTCGACGACGCCGACCGCCGGATCGTGGAGCGGCTCGCTCCGGAGCTCCGCCGCGAGGGCCTCTTCTTCGTCGGGATCGACGTGATCGGCGGCCGCCTCACCGAGATCAACGTCACGAGCCCGACCTGCATCCAGGAGATCGACGCCATCGACGGCGTCTGCCTCGAGACGCAGGTGATCGAGCGGGTGGAGCTCCGCGCCGCGGAGCGGCGCGGCGAGTAG